In the genome of Populus trichocarpa isolate Nisqually-1 chromosome 10, P.trichocarpa_v4.1, whole genome shotgun sequence, the window TCGCTCCAAATCGAAACCCAAtctttgggattttttttttgttgttgtggaaAGGATGATGCGACAGTGTTTACTTGAACTATGGGGTTTTCTTCTTCGATGTGCTTCTCGGGCAAGGAGGAGCCCTTGATTTCatttctccctccctctcttctttgatctcttttaattatcttgtttctttttaaattttcagattttcgttttttttttgaaaaatgggatataagaatgagagaagaggaTGGgattaaaaatacttattgtgattttatttatttttattgtattaaataGAGAAAGGTATGATTATTTAATCAGAAAAatgggaaaaatatatatttcccGCCAAAATAAAAAGCGGTTTGGCTCCACAAACCGCCAAGATATTTTATTGCCTAAAATAAAGCTCCATTGGGCGCCGGGTGGGTGGCTTTGTAAGTAGATGCCTCCTGTCTATAAGCCCAACTCCAAATCATATTAGTCTTAAAAATGTGTGTCCAGCAAGGCTTGAGCCCAAATCCAATACGACTACGTTGCTTTTAAATGCACCTgcatttattcttttcatttttaaaagttatcggCCCAGATTTTATACCTAGCATCTTCTAGGGACGTgctgaatgaaaaataaaaaatactaatttgatttttcaatactTATTTTCCATGTTCCAAGAtgaatactaaataaaataccaaaacacaaTTTCTCTTgccatatttttttggattggcACCGGATATATGGGCCGAGACCCGACTAATTATGGGGATGCACAAGCTCTCGACAAGGAATTTCTtgtaaacacaataaaattaaatcatgggcTTTGTCCATGTCTAATGGGTCCATGGAATTGTTTGCACTGGCAGGAGTTGAACATGAAATCTTGGATATGAATACACTTCCAAGTCCTAACTCTTCTTATTAGGCTAGTTATAAAGGGAtttcttacaaaaatattattcctatatattttgcaaaaatatcaaaatattataaaatattattctctgTAATGGtgttttttcactattttttcattcatttttttttaaaatatttattttgcattgtATAAGATTATCCTGGTTTCATCACCCTTATCATGAGATTAGCGAGTTtattcgagttgttttttttataatttttttattgaattttttatttttatcatttaatattgagttgattgagaattgtctGGGTTGTTTTAAgattaatcaaattaacaaagtcatatcatattattaaaatacaatccgttattctaaatatttttacttttaaccaTTGTAgtctatattatatatatatatataaaatagaaataaaaaacaactatatttagcttttaaaaaataatattaacaatttaactATTCTAAATAACATCCATGTTCTAAGAGCATCTCCATGAAAATATTCTatcataaaataacattttgaatagtataaaCATAGATTTTTTACCATGTATACtccaatgagaaaaaaataattgtattgcAACGAaataaataagtgttttatttttttaatgattttgatgttattttttatatatatttatatttaattgacttttttgtaTTAGCTCTACTTtactggttttggtttttttaagagatatataataataatatttataagaaataaaatatattttggcatTTTATTTAGCTTTCtgtttggaaagaaaaattaaaatattaatttttggctttttatttAACACTGGGTTGGAGTTGCCCTAAGAAAATCCAGTCCTGTACCTAGGCTAACTCTAGGTAGGTTGGCAAGAAtctaaaatcttgattttatcaGAGAGTGAGACTGATTAAACTTTAAAGCATGAGCAAATAACAGCCCTTTCAATGGCAGCAGGAACAGGAACAACTTGAGAGTTCCATCAGCTTCTGCAACGCAGGGAGAATTTTGTATTGAAAATATGTCTCCTAACAAAATACATGTGCGTGTGATACCTGCATCTTATAAAATTCCTAATCAGagaggttttttgttttattattattattattattatggataTTTAGGTTAGTTTATGTATatcacaattaattttatagattttaatgtaaacttttaataactctaaaaattataaaatttaaattaataatttaaaatcaaactaattaaactattggacaaaaaaagggttttaaaaACACGGGATAGTTACAATAGTACGGGCATGTTGTGTTGCACAGAGAGAAGAACATAGATGCCCAAAGAAAATGGCAGCTTCCATTCATAGGGAATAGCGTGTGCATCATCATTCATATCACCATGCGATTTGACCAGTGACTGTAAAATGACATGATGAAAAGAAAGACAATACACTTTAAAGATCGGGTACTTTGGGAGTTTCCTCGCCATTTGCAAAACAACATAATAATCTAGAATAAATGAGATTAAACATGAACACTGTACgtagatgaggagagaaaaacaCCAGCAGGCAAAAAACACAACCTGTAAAAGAGAGAGTAGCAGAGGACTGCCACATGAAAGTGTCagacaagcaaaaacaaaacaggtCCTGGCCTGTCAAATAGCTGATTATTCATGCACTGAGAAATACCCTATCAAGAAGATGGTAATTGCCTCGACCTGGACCATAGGGTTATAGAAGCATTCTGGTCTTTTCATCCTTCTATTAGAACACGATACATCAAGGGTGTAAAGTGTGATTACAAGTTAGACAAAAGGTAAGGACACTGAGTGTTCACACACTCAGAATAAactttaccttaaaaacatcatttaattgTAATGTCGAGTTTATTCGTGTAATTCTCTAATATGTTCGTCCATCGAACATTTTATCGAAATCAATTACAAGGAATAAAGTGAAAGTTGACGCGGACTATACATTAGTCAACAAAGATAGAGAGTTATTGACTACATGATGGtaaattttaattcaacatGTGTACATAAAAGCCAATTCAGCAGCATGACGAATTAGCTAATCTTGAGTTATCTAAAAGTTCAATTCATCGGGACCACCCGATGTTTAATGATTCTTATTCGAgattatgcttaattttatattatgatcTGATTAGATCTGTATTTActcgtttaatttaaattttctggGTTTTTAAGCCGCCATCTCAACtttgttttacaaaaaacaGCACCgggaaaaaatcaaatacaaagcCGAGATTTTGATTATAAAAGTGGTTTAATTACTGTCATTCATTCTCCATTTCCATTATTTTGACGGGGTTCTTGTCATTTATCATCCACTCCAAAATGAGTGGACAGAGTTGCGACACGTAGTATAAAAAGGAAGGAGAGATGTAGCGATCTCGATACCTTCAATAATCATAGTTTCCCCATTTTATTGATATCTTGATGTACTTAGACATTTTCATTGGGGATCATAGCGGAAGCTAGATAATATTGTGTAAgcagccatatatatatatatatatatatatagagagagagagagagagagagagagatgggctAGTCCTCCTTCCTTCCACCATCGGGATTGAAGGGAATCTTTCTCTCAAGGTCTCCTTCCACCGGAGCCACTCTCCCTCTGGCAGTTGAAATAAACAGCAGCCACTGGCGACCCTAGATTGTAAAGTTCAGCAAAGTCCCTGGTGTTGAAATTCTGGCGCCACCCAGGGGGATACACTGTTTGCCTGCCTAGTTGCcgaaacaacacaaaaacaaaccgaTGAATTCCCGCTGTCGGCCTTGGGCTCTCGTAGCACACAACCTCTTGCCCTACGCAAATCACCAATACATGCTTAGTTCATTGTATATACgaaacaacacaaaattaaaaaaaaaaagagcatacaGTAAAATGGTATATTAGGATCAACCTCCGCACATCAGACTGAGTTTATTTTCCTAATCAACAAAGACAACCGCAACAAGTCGTGGTAATTAGCTGGAACACATACAATATGGCTCCGTACGTACATAGTAACCCTTTTCACTATCTTTGCGGGCCAGAATTCTCATTCACACTTTCTcttgctttttataaaattgcatTAACCGTGACTGGTAACGAAATAGACAATGCTAGCTACTTGCCTAAGAACTCTTAGTGTTTCATCGTAGCCTCCAACATCATGTTATTGTGAGAATATAACCACTACAAACTCTAGATGTGTTAGCAGCGctgttgtaaatattattacgGTATTAGTTGATTAATGCAGCATGgattcaatttaaattagacCCGGCAAGATCCATCTAAATACTGCTAAGATTAATCTACATGCTGCTGAAACGAGATTATTATGAGATATATTATAGCAATGACATTTTTCAACTAGGCTTTTTAAGAAATAacgctttttaaaaattaattctgttGCAGATATAGCTAAGACCATCTAAAAGAGCTTCGGTGGAAAAGGACCACTGCAcaattaaattttgatccaaCCATTCGCCAGCAAAATATTCACTGAAATAGGATCATTAGGAATCATATTTTGAAGAATAATGTTGTCCTAGCAACCGAGATGCTCTACAACAAAATCAGAATATGTTCCCTGTAGTTAATGTCCCTCTCCACCAATCctccaaaaagaaaagattgaaagGGTCCTCATGGAATTTTGtagtcttttaaaaatatactaaagtAAGTATACTCACCAAAGTTTGCCCCGGTAGTTGCTGGAATATCAGTCACCAACCTGCAAGTTCATGTCACAAGGCAGTAATTTAATTTCAGCTCTTGTTCAAATGAAAATGTAAACAGTCCGTTTAAAGTAACATGTAAGGGGATGCATGCGCAGAATTCCCGCgcgttttaaatttataataattaataactaaTATGTATACGAGCGCTGTAGGCACGGgctgatttgatatttttcatttcagcctagcattgtttttaatataatgttaATTTGTTCGTTTCCAGTGAAAGCGAAACGGCAAAATTgttaggaaaggaaatgaaaccTTTgtcttcatataattttttatttttacatgagaatttaaaaatctattctCTATTAACACATGCATAATTTATATACATCACGGCACAGTGGATCATTTGATGGCACGTTGTAAAGCTCTGACATGAAGGTGACCTGGCTATAAGGTTATTCAGTTAAAGGCATGCAAACAAGATTTGTCTCTTGACcgtattcaaataaaaaattagtgaaaaggaaaatatgTAAATTCCGAGGAACCAAAAAGGTTGCTCGATATTGCTACCCTTTATCATCGTACATGTAGGACCCgacatcctaaaaaaaatcctatcaaTCCGAGGAAGACCCCCTTTCACAGTTTTGCTTCACTCACCGAGCCACCAGTAAACGACaactcaaacaaaaaatgaaacgaaaagaaaaaagaagaagaaatggaacaaaaagaaaacaacgaaAGGAACAGGCTGTcaatcaaacaagaaagaaaatcacaagCAGGGGGAAGTACAAAGGTCACGGTCTTCGAATTTACAGTATGCCTTCGGCTTCTTGTAATCTTATGGGTATATATGAAGGACAATGCATGGCATATATATAGCTTTTTCCCAGCTCAGTACTTGCTTCCATGAGTGTAAGTCACCCGTCCAGACCAATAATTCTATGAGAGTACTGTTACGAGTTGTAATAACAGATAATGGACAATGCGTTGAGCCATAGTAATCGTCGACGTACAGGTGAAGTCATTTTTAGAGAGCGCTTAAGTAGTTCCATGGTCGGTTAGGTTAACTAATTAAAGAACGATAGGAGTAAATCGACACTAAAAAAACACGTTGCTTTATAAATAATTAGCAGGTTTGATCATTTGTCTGCGAGACAATCATCCAAGGACTCACCATCACCTTAAATGCAGTGTTTAATCTGGTGTTTATCTGTCAAATAACTATCCCAGTTGAAATTAAGTACTTCTACATGCTCTCTTACGAAAGTCTTTCGAGTTTAAAATTGACATGTATAGATCTAGGATGTTGAGATTAGAGGATAGTATAATTCCAAATCCGGATCATTTGACGAAAAAATCCTTGGTATCATGTCAGGGAATCTCTTCAATCCAAATTAATAGCCTAAGCTCTCATGCCCCTCTGACTCGCACTTTTGTGTTAGATCTGCTAGAATAGCGAGATTGAAATGCAGTGTGGTGTGAGGGAGAGGCCAGTTACCAATACATGTATTCTCTTTGGTTTGGGTCACTTGATCTGGGTGCATCAGCGTCCAGTACCATATATTAACCTACGATGAAAGTGAATCTCACTGCTcagatgtgtgtgtgtgcgcgcgagAGAGAGGGtggatgtgtgtgtgtgcgcgagAGAAAGGCCAGTTACCAATGCAAGTATTCTCTGAGGTTTGGGTTACTTGGGCTGGGTGCATCAGGGTCCACCATAACCTAAGATAGAAGTGAATTTCACCGCTCATCAGGTCTCAAAGAATCCAGAGAATAAATTATACTCGACGAatgaccaaaaaacaaaaacattactgCGTTAAGGGGGAGGACATGG includes:
- the LOC7474393 gene encoding protein HEADING DATE 3A isoform X6 produces the protein MPRDREPLSVGRVIGDVLDPFTRSISLRVNYNSREVNNGCELKPSHVVNQPRVDIGGEDLRTFYTLVMVDPDAPSPSNPNLREYLHWLVTDIPATTGANFGQEVVCYESPRPTAGIHRFVFVLFRQLGRQTVYPPGWRQNFNTRDFAELYNLGSPVAAVYFNCQRESGSGGRRP
- the LOC7474393 gene encoding protein HEADING DATE 3A isoform X3, which codes for MPRDREPLSVGRVIGDVLDPFTKSISLRVNYNSREVNNGCELKPSHVVNQPRVDIGGEDLRTFYTLVMVDPDAPSPSNPNLREYLHWLVTDIPATTGANFGQEVVCYESPRPTAGIHRFVFVLFRQLGRQTVYPPGWRQNFNTRDFAELYNLGSPVAAVYFNCQRESGSGGRRP
- the LOC7474393 gene encoding protein HEADING DATE 3A isoform X4, producing MPRDREPLSVGRVIGDVLDPFTRSISLRVNYNSREVNNGCELKPSHVVNQPRVDIGGEDLRTFYTLVMVDPDAPSPSNPNLREYLHWLVTDIPATTGANFGQEVVCYESPRPTAGIHRFVFVLFRQLGRQTVYPPGWRQNFNTRDFAELYNLGSPVAAVYFNCQRESGSGGRRP
- the LOC7474393 gene encoding protein HEADING DATE 3A isoform X2, translated to MPRDREPLSVGRVIGDVLDPFTKSISLRVNYNSREVNNGCELKPSHVVNQPRVDIGGEDLRTFYTLVMVDPDAPSPSNPNLREYLHWLVTDIPATTGANFGQEVVCYESPRPTAGIHRFVFVLFRQLGRQTVYPPGWRQNFNTRDFAELYNLGSPVAAVYFNCQRESGSGGRRP